The following are encoded together in the bacterium genome:
- a CDS encoding fumarate hydratase yields MAEFAYSELLPKGPDTATEYRLLTTDYVSTVTLGDRQFLQVDPEALRLLTSEAMRDISHLLRSGHLAQLASILDDPEASANDRFVATELLRNANIAAGGVLPGCQDTGTAVVVGHKGERVLTDADDERAIARGVFDTFQTSNLRYSQMAPLTMFEERNTGNNLPAQIEIYATPGDAYSFLFMAKGGGSANKSYLFQESRALLNPESLTRFMDKELRTLGTAACPPYHLAVVIGGTSAEYTLKVAKYASARYLDTLPTKGSKTGHAYRDLEWEGRILELTRQFGIGAQFGGKYFCHDVRVIRLPRHGASCPVGVAVSCSADRQALGKITSEGIFLEQLETDPARFLPEVTDDELSGQVVRIDLDQPMADICAELSKYPVKTRLSLTGTLVVGRDLAHAKIKERLDAGEPMPEYLRDHPIYYAGPAKTPEGYASGSFGPTTAGRMDAYVDQFQAAGGSLVMLAKGNRSRQVVDACARHGGFYLGSIGGPAARLAKDSIRKVEVLEYPELGMEAVFRIEVEDFPAFIVTDDKGNDFFTEVSTPVTLG; encoded by the coding sequence ATGGCCGAATTCGCCTACTCCGAACTGCTCCCCAAGGGACCTGATACCGCCACCGAATACCGGCTGCTGACCACGGACTACGTTTCCACCGTCACACTCGGCGACCGCCAATTCCTCCAAGTCGATCCCGAAGCCCTGCGACTGCTCACCAGCGAGGCCATGCGGGACATCTCCCACCTGCTGCGCTCCGGTCACTTGGCCCAACTGGCCTCCATCCTGGACGACCCCGAGGCCTCGGCCAACGACCGATTCGTGGCCACCGAGCTGCTCCGCAACGCCAACATCGCGGCCGGCGGAGTGCTGCCCGGCTGCCAGGACACCGGGACCGCAGTGGTAGTGGGTCACAAGGGCGAGCGGGTGCTTACCGATGCCGACGACGAGCGGGCCATCGCCCGGGGGGTGTTCGACACCTTCCAGACCTCGAACCTGCGCTATTCCCAGATGGCCCCCCTGACCATGTTCGAAGAGCGCAACACCGGCAACAACCTGCCGGCCCAGATCGAGATCTACGCCACACCGGGAGATGCCTACTCGTTTCTGTTCATGGCCAAGGGCGGCGGCTCGGCCAACAAGTCGTATCTGTTCCAAGAGTCCAGGGCGCTGCTCAACCCCGAATCGCTCACCCGCTTCATGGACAAAGAGCTCCGCACTCTGGGCACCGCAGCCTGCCCGCCCTACCACTTGGCGGTAGTCATCGGCGGCACCTCGGCCGAGTACACGCTGAAGGTGGCCAAGTACGCATCGGCCCGCTACCTAGACACACTGCCCACAAAGGGGTCGAAGACCGGCCACGCCTACCGCGACCTGGAGTGGGAAGGCCGAATCCTCGAGCTGACCCGGCAATTCGGCATCGGGGCCCAGTTCGGGGGCAAGTACTTCTGCCATGACGTCCGGGTTATCCGACTGCCTCGCCACGGCGCCTCCTGTCCCGTGGGCGTGGCGGTGTCGTGCTCGGCCGACCGCCAGGCCCTCGGCAAGATCACCTCAGAAGGGATCTTCTTGGAGCAACTGGAGACCGACCCGGCCCGCTTCCTGCCGGAGGTTACCGATGACGAGTTGAGCGGCCAGGTGGTGCGCATCGACTTGGACCAGCCCATGGCCGACATTTGCGCCGAGTTGTCGAAATACCCAGTGAAGACTCGGCTCTCGCTCACCGGAACACTGGTGGTGGGCCGCGATCTGGCCCACGCCAAAATCAAGGAGCGCCTCGACGCCGGCGAGCCCATGCCGGAGTACCTGCGCGACCACCCGATTTACTACGCCGGTCCGGCCAAGACTCCCGAGGGCTACGCCTCCGGATCATTCGGACCCACCACCGCGGGGCGCATGGACGCCTATGTGGACCAATTCCAAGCCGCCGGCGGCAGTCTCGTGATGCTGGCTAAGGGCAACCGGTCTCGACAGGTGGTCGATGCCTGCGCCCGCCACGGCGGCTTCTATCTGGGTTCGATCGGCGGGCCGGCCGCCCGGCTGGCCAAGGACTCGATCCGCAAGGTTGAGGTGCTGGAGTACCCCGAGCTGGGAATGGAAGCGGTGTTTCGGATCGAGGTGGAAGACTTCCCGGCCTTCATCGTGACTGACGATAAGGGGAATGACTTCTTTACTGAGGTGTCGACGCCAGTGACGCTGGGCTGA
- a CDS encoding AMP-binding protein: MKVALSVRDFLDRAETVYGDRVGIVDEPDQPAEGWGELTYSRMAELARAQAAALDDHGIGFSERVAIVSHNAARLMVSLFGVSGYGRVCVPINFRLNEEEISYIVEHCGATMLLIDPELVDSLAGVDCRHRYVIGAESDEALYRFDAEPVPWTPDEDATATINYTSGTTARPKGVQMTHRSLWLNATTFGWAAGVSDWDVYLHTLPMFHCNGWGMPYAISGAGASHIVLRKVDGAEILRRIDRHGVTYLCGAPAVVAAVLDAAQDWEGEIPGSGRVRMTVAGAPPPTRTIERMETELGWEFMQLYGLTETAPYLTMNRRRAEWDHLSPAERAIKLSRQGVPGLGISLGVDDSGEVLARGNHVLAGYWEQPDASAEALAGGWFHTGDGGLIDDEGYLTLSDRKKDVIISGGENVSSIEVEDALFAHEAVAEVAVIGVPDEKWGETVKALVVLASGESASEAELIEHCRNRLAHYKCPTSVEFRDELARTATGKLQKYRLREPYWSGHDRQIN, from the coding sequence ATGAAGGTAGCTCTGAGCGTGCGGGACTTCCTGGATCGGGCCGAGACGGTTTACGGAGATCGGGTGGGGATCGTTGACGAGCCGGACCAGCCAGCCGAAGGCTGGGGCGAGCTGACCTACTCCCGGATGGCCGAGTTGGCTCGGGCCCAGGCCGCCGCGCTGGACGACCACGGGATCGGGTTCAGCGAGCGGGTGGCCATCGTCTCCCACAATGCTGCCCGGCTGATGGTCTCCTTGTTCGGCGTAAGCGGTTACGGCCGGGTGTGCGTGCCCATCAATTTCCGACTCAACGAAGAGGAGATCAGCTACATCGTGGAGCACTGCGGGGCGACGATGCTGCTGATCGATCCCGAGTTGGTCGACTCTCTGGCCGGCGTTGACTGCCGTCATCGCTACGTGATCGGCGCGGAATCCGACGAAGCCCTGTATCGATTCGACGCCGAACCCGTGCCGTGGACCCCGGACGAGGATGCCACCGCCACTATCAACTACACCTCAGGCACAACCGCCCGCCCCAAGGGCGTGCAGATGACCCACCGCTCGCTGTGGCTGAACGCCACCACCTTCGGCTGGGCCGCCGGGGTGAGCGACTGGGACGTTTACCTCCACACGCTCCCCATGTTCCACTGCAACGGATGGGGCATGCCCTATGCCATCAGCGGCGCGGGCGCTTCCCACATCGTGTTGCGCAAGGTGGACGGGGCGGAGATCCTGCGCCGGATCGACCGCCACGGGGTCACCTACCTGTGCGGGGCGCCGGCGGTGGTGGCCGCTGTGTTGGACGCGGCCCAAGACTGGGAGGGGGAGATTCCCGGTTCGGGCCGGGTGCGGATGACAGTGGCCGGCGCGCCTCCGCCCACCCGCACCATCGAGCGGATGGAGACCGAGTTGGGCTGGGAGTTCATGCAGCTCTACGGCCTCACCGAGACCGCGCCCTATCTGACCATGAATCGCCGCCGGGCCGAGTGGGACCACCTCAGCCCGGCCGAACGAGCGATCAAGCTCTCCCGCCAGGGTGTGCCCGGATTGGGCATCTCACTGGGCGTGGACGACTCCGGCGAGGTGCTAGCCCGGGGCAACCATGTGCTGGCGGGGTATTGGGAGCAGCCCGACGCCTCGGCCGAGGCCCTGGCCGGGGGCTGGTTCCACACCGGCGACGGCGGGCTTATCGACGACGAGGGCTATCTCACCCTGTCGGACCGCAAGAAGGACGTGATCATTTCCGGCGGCGAGAACGTGTCATCTATCGAAGTGGAGGACGCCTTGTTCGCCCACGAGGCCGTGGCCGAGGTTGCGGTCATCGGGGTGCCCGATGAGAAGTGGGGTGAGACGGTGAAGGCCCTGGTGGTGCTGGCGTCGGGGGAGTCGGCCTCTGAGGCTGAGCTGATTGAGCACTGCCGAAACCGCTTGGCCCACTACAAGTGCCCCACGTCGGTGGAGTTCCGCGACGAACTGGCCCGCACCGCCACCGGCAAGCTCCAGAAATATCGCCTCCGCGAGCCCTACTGGTCGGGCCACGACCGCCAGATCAACTGA
- a CDS encoding sortase, translating to MTVARVLGSLGKTVIALGLMILLFGIFQLWGTGIIEARAQQSLDNEFADLLEASSALGPATPVAPVAQATPAPSPTAAAPEPTAEPPAEGSEPAAATPSATPIPTPAATPEPVREPHQPDAAWLAMLYRENGAAIARIQIPAIDVDKTVVEGVRVGDLRKGPGHYPATPLPGQAGNSAIAGHRTTYGAPFGEIDKVLPGDEIIITTIQGEFTYRVLPQGEDHGHLIVAPTAVEVLDQDFSVHPNRLTLTACHPKGSARQRIIVIAELVGEPAPTYPRPGQETLPTVELATENLEEAIDSQQTITATPAPEPIEQAAAPATEPTEPAEQAAPSPEPTSEPTEQATSLTPDPEPTEAEAAPAPVSAPNDDPPDPMPVPEAPQETQAASSFGEGLDGDSDGLVPAILWGMAALAIWFFALFAGQRWRRLPAYALSAVPFLVVMFMAFWHIDQVLPSY from the coding sequence GTGACAGTTGCGCGGGTCTTGGGATCACTGGGCAAGACCGTCATCGCGCTCGGGCTCATGATTCTGCTATTCGGGATCTTCCAGCTCTGGGGTACCGGCATCATCGAAGCCAGGGCCCAGCAGAGCCTGGACAACGAGTTCGCCGATCTGCTGGAAGCCTCCAGCGCCCTGGGACCGGCCACCCCGGTCGCTCCAGTCGCACAAGCCACTCCGGCACCCTCACCAACCGCGGCTGCCCCCGAGCCGACAGCCGAACCACCGGCCGAGGGTTCCGAGCCAGCCGCGGCAACCCCTAGCGCCACCCCGATTCCCACCCCAGCCGCCACTCCCGAGCCGGTCCGGGAACCGCACCAACCCGATGCCGCCTGGCTGGCCATGCTCTACCGGGAAAATGGAGCGGCCATCGCCCGGATCCAGATCCCCGCTATCGACGTGGACAAAACCGTGGTGGAAGGCGTCCGGGTGGGCGATCTCCGCAAGGGCCCCGGCCACTACCCGGCGACCCCCTTACCCGGTCAGGCCGGAAACTCCGCTATCGCCGGGCACCGCACCACTTACGGCGCCCCATTCGGGGAGATCGACAAGGTGCTTCCCGGGGACGAGATCATCATCACCACCATCCAAGGAGAGTTCACCTACCGGGTGCTGCCCCAAGGAGAAGACCATGGCCACCTCATCGTGGCCCCCACCGCCGTAGAGGTTCTCGACCAAGACTTCAGCGTGCATCCCAACCGGCTCACCCTCACGGCATGCCATCCCAAGGGCTCAGCCCGCCAGCGGATCATTGTCATTGCTGAGCTGGTAGGCGAGCCCGCGCCCACCTATCCGCGTCCAGGGCAGGAGACACTTCCGACCGTCGAGCTGGCCACTGAGAACCTGGAAGAGGCCATCGACTCCCAGCAGACGATCACAGCAACTCCCGCTCCGGAGCCCATCGAGCAGGCGGCGGCCCCCGCCACCGAGCCCACCGAGCCAGCCGAACAGGCGGCGCCTTCCCCGGAACCCACGTCCGAGCCCACCGAGCAGGCGACCAGTTTGACCCCCGATCCTGAGCCGACCGAGGCCGAGGCCGCACCGGCGCCGGTCTCGGCACCGAACGACGATCCGCCCGACCCAATGCCGGTGCCGGAAGCGCCCCAAGAGACCCAGGCGGCCAGCTCCTTTGGCGAAGGCCTCGACGGTGACTCCGACGGGCTAGTCCCCGCCATCCTGTGGGGTATGGCCGCCCTGGCCATTTGGTTCTTCGCTCTGTTCGCCGGGCAACGCTGGAGGAGGCTCCCGGCCTACGCTCTATCGGCAGTGCCCTTCTTGGTTGTCATGTTCATGGCCTTCTGGCACATCGATCAAGTCCTACCCTCCTACTGA
- a CDS encoding septum formation family protein, translating into MPLVLVLALIAAGCGDEEPEEPVLDVIFVVPTAEPDLLPTEEDLRDRFEGTVTDPYDLPVGTCFNQYTYLDRNDLPAQLTTAIGCNRPHNGQVYAILIHNAPSGAPYPGEEAVNTWSVLQCYEQFEPFVGLVYEKSELDIGVITPSRTDWEGEDSLRSVSCYVFSRKRLLIVGTMKDIAL; encoded by the coding sequence ATGCCCCTAGTCCTCGTGCTGGCCCTTATCGCGGCCGGATGCGGAGACGAAGAGCCCGAGGAACCCGTGCTCGACGTGATATTTGTCGTGCCCACGGCGGAGCCCGATCTCCTGCCCACCGAAGAGGACCTTCGAGACCGGTTCGAGGGCACCGTCACCGATCCCTACGACCTGCCAGTGGGGACATGCTTCAACCAGTACACCTACCTGGACCGCAACGACCTACCGGCCCAGTTGACCACCGCTATCGGCTGCAACCGTCCCCACAACGGCCAGGTGTACGCCATCTTGATCCACAACGCACCCTCCGGCGCCCCCTACCCCGGTGAAGAGGCGGTCAACACCTGGAGCGTGCTTCAGTGCTACGAGCAGTTCGAGCCGTTCGTGGGCCTCGTCTATGAGAAATCTGAGCTTGACATCGGCGTGATCACCCCTAGCCGGACCGACTGGGAAGGCGAGGACAGCCTCCGGAGCGTCTCCTGCTATGTGTTCAGCCGCAAGCGACTCCTCATCGTCGGCACCATGAAAGACATCGCTCTCTGA